In Lactuca sativa cultivar Salinas chromosome 5, Lsat_Salinas_v11, whole genome shotgun sequence, the DNA window ccattagtggagcgtgtgtggttaaccgacacactaacatggacttaacaaggtaggaaacgggtgacttaaggtttatcataggtcggtggagcgcgtgtgggtaactggcacatcgattgagtgataaacattaagagtaccaagtaatttgcatggttacttcacaccttgctttgtgatcctcgacatcccagtcacaaaacttgaagggcacactcgagattgaaacatgccattgaaaagttcaatgaatctcaaagaatctaggagtttcaaaaaccaattaaaacctaataatttatttcatttttcatggtgtaaattggtgaattgtcattcccctaccttcaaatattttataggttggattatggcatccctcttctaaattataaaatattgtgttgggttttaGCATTAATAATGCATTTggatgttttattaaggactatctttatatctaatctaaatttgtctttcttcttttcaaatgtcttccaacaatgctgcttctggctcaaaccctaccgactccttctctctcatgaacctttgtgggagagtcatcttcgatggttccacctttatggattggatccagaACAACATGATGGTCAGTAGTTACGATGACAAGGAATacgtcctcgacaaggagcttaaggaacttgataAGTCGTCTACTGCTCCTAAGGAGATCGTTGAATTCCGAACTTATGAGAGAGATGCCACGAAAGTGCCATGTATTATGTTAGCCacaatgacagccgagctccaaaagtcatatgaggacTATTACGCTTttaagatgcaccaggacttgatggaccgctaccataaAAGTGCTCGCCAAGAGAGGTATgacatcatctgctccatgataacaacctgaaTGAAGGATGGTAAACCTATCATGGGCCACTTACAGAAAAtgtaaaggtatgtggaccgtttgctgaagcttaatgtgaacttccatgAGGAGTTGACAATTAagatcattttgcactccttaactTCTTGTTTTGATCAATTctgaatgacataccacatgaacaaggaggaagttacactcagcaaacttcaaggactcttgaagaccgccgaaagtggtcctAAGAGGGAattggttgttaccactcctactcctaccacagCCCATGTCTTGgaaatcgggcaaggcaaaggaaagaagaggaaaagcccttcgaagggtaccaagggaaagtccctcgatggctcctcttctagtggaaccaagaaaaAATTTGTCACTCCTTTtgctaaccctaaagaggctgaatgcttctattgccatgaaaagttgcACTGGAAGAGAAAATGCCCAAAGTatctgcaagatgttaaggatgggaaagtgaaacccaaccatgcaagtatttaaactatattgtctaataccattctaattcttgggtccttgataccagttgtggtattcatatttgttctgatttgcagggactaagaagaagtgaagttgtggagcatgggaagataagctTAATCACGCGGAATAGTAAagcttcacatgtcaccaagattggagtttatacttttttgctaagtagtgggttaacaatagatttgaataaatgttgttactcatctaaaatggcgagaaatattatttcctttcatggtttgtacaaacaagggtttaccttttcttttgataatgaatgtggtggtattaatgctttctttaataatgttctttattttaaagcattaactTGTGATGCGTAGTTTCTATTTTAAGGGCTGGTTCAGGTGCTCCAGAGCATTGTAATTCATGGAGAAGAGACTATAGCGTCTCCATATTTTGTGGAGTGAGTTTGTTGATATTAGAGCTTAGTGGCTGGGTTTGCTCGACTACATGAGTAGAGGGAGTTTCTCTATGATGGCTTCGTGACTTCCAATCCTTTGGCTATCCATGTATTTCCTAGCATGTTGCCTTCGTATGGAAAGGTTTCTTGCAATGTTCGAACCAATGACGAGCATCCTTGTTTGccttatgatttttagaatgagAAGACATAAGGGTTGATCCTAGCGGTTGTTCTTCGGAAAAAATACCCTCGTTTGATGTGAGCATAACTCTACATCGGCATTCTTCTCTACGAACGTCATAAAAAACTTCTCTAAGTGAAGGCAGTGGTTTGACTCCAAGAATATGTCCTCTTACTTCATCAAGATCCTTATTAAATCCTTGAAGAAAATCAAAAACTCTATCTTCTTCAAGCATTTGGTTATATGTTTTTCCATCATCACTTCACTTCCAAGGAATAGAATAGAATAAGTCCATATTATGCCATAAATCAACTAACCGGCTGTAATACTCAGTAACCGTCATTGTTCCTTGGCGAGTGGATCTTAGGATTGAGCGAATCTCGAAACACTGAGATATGTTTTCAAGATCTAAGTACATATCTAGGACACCTTTCTAGATTTTGTGAGCGTTGATGTATAATAAAAATGTTCTGCCGATTTGTGCCTCCATGGAGTTGATAAGTAATCCATGATAATGGAGTTTTCTGCTTCCCATTGTTGATAACATGAATCATCCTATTTTGGTTGACAAGTTTCACTAGTCAGATAGCCTACTTTGCCTTTCCCTCGGATGACCAGCAAAACTGATTGATACCATTCTCTGAAATTCAACCCATTAAGTTTGTGTTGGGTGATTTGTAGAGTATGTATGAGGTCAGGACTAGAGAGGAGAGTGGATTTTGCTGCAGATGAAGCAGAATTGCTTGTGACATCAGATTGGTTTCCCCCGgccataagtattttagtttagAGAGAAAAAAAACTTACGAAATAAAAGAGAGATGTTTGATTAAATTCCTATTTTACAAAATTTTTGCAATGGATCTCTAAGAAATATGCTCTACTGGGTATATGATGAAACCACAACTTCTGCTGTCATCAAATTTCCAGATGGTTGCTCTCACTGATTTGACAAAAGAGATCCATTTCAATTTGGAAAATGGGATATTCACCAGCTGGCTCAACATCAAATCAAAGTTGTTGAAGATATTTTTGATAATGCAGCTAATGAACACACTACAATGGTTGTTGAGATCATACAGAAGGAGATACGGCTTGGtgccatggggggggggggttgatgtGCTTGTCACTGAAAAAGACTAAGTTAATGCtagcctcaaaccaagggggagattgaaaggtctTGTCTTTGTGATTTGGGCTACGTAATCATGTGTATAGGTCTTAGTAGGTTAACAGTCATGCTTTGTGTGTACGGTCAAGGTTGTTTGTACGGTCATAGTTGTGTGTTCAGTCAAGATtatgtgtacggtcgtacacgggTTTACGTTTGTAAACCCGTGTACGGCCAAACTCCCCTACATATAGAGCCTGTCAGTGTTAGTCAATGGTTGACATATGTGTGTGTAATCAAGGTGTACCAGACGGTTTACGGCCCATCTAAAAAAATCATGtgcattgcttgagttaattgcTTTTGATGAGTATAATATTCTTTAAGATCGATAGACTCAAACAGATATCAACAAAACAATGACAAGTAATGGAAGACAATAAACACCACAATCAATCAAACGAGTGTCAAATGATTAATATGCTCCACCTCATAAGAATTCTATGAGAACTActactgtagaggtgtgctagggttacaaAACTTGATCTGGAAAATAATTATCAAAAACGTGTATTCTCaataatgcatgcatgcactatatatatatatatatatatatatatatatatatatatatatatatatatatatatatatatatatatatactaaaccctaaaacaaaacacGGCTGGATAGGACCAGACCGAGAATACAAATGGACCTAAGTGctaagcccaatgacgcaacctctaagactcaacaatctccccctttgtgtcaattaaGGAGAGAGATGAAGTTAGTTGAGCTCAAGTGGATTTCTTCACTGTCTTGAATATCTTCGGTATGATGGCAAGAAGAGTTTGGCAAAAAGTGATGTACCACCGAAGTATATTCGTAAAGTTCTTCTTATCGCTTTCACTGTTCTGTTTGCACTTGTGTATTATATCAATAATATGCTCCAAACATGATGTGGAGAACATGTGCTTGTCTTTGAGAGCGAACACAAGATTTCAACCTTCGCCCCGAGAGAACATGATGATATGATATTTTGAATCAATTTTGCCCAATCACATTCTGTTCACATTTCCCGTCTTCCCAATCGGTGTAACAATGGGCTTCTTCCTCAAGACGTTTGCAATATCCTGATCCATCTTCGCAACCTCATGAATGTAAGAGGCTAACATTCGTTTGATATGGTCAATGATGGCCTCATATTGCTGTAGATTAGATAGTCAAAAGTTGTTGACAaggatccaatcatgtggattcagattCGGTAGATCGGCCAATAAGATCATATGAACCGAATTGCCTGTGCCTCGGGCCACTTTGAATTTGACATTTATAAATGAACCTGCATGATTCGGTTTAAATACCTTAACTGATGTAATCTTTTGAGCGTTACACGTTAAGTATTATGCTTGAGAGAATTCAAGATAGTAGTTGAGAAGATCTTGATCAACCCTCGGATCCGGAGAAGGAATGTTAACAATCGAATTGAAACAGTGAAATACAAAGGCTTTTCGGGTGAtaggcatgtcaaactgagaatCCTTTGTATTATCACAGTCAAAAGAAGCGACTGATTAAAGGCAAGGAGAACTAGGGGACTCAATCGCTTCCTTGATCAATTTATCCAGTGACCATGGTGGAAAGAGAGCTTGTCGGGTGACCAAGGCGTCACGAGCATCTCTTTCTCTTTTCTcccttttcttcttcttcccttGCAATCCTGAGATTTTCATTAATCTCCCTATCCCTCCTCTTTCTTTGCAAAGCATATTCTTCAGTTTCCTCCTCTTCATCACCCTGATCCATAACACCCTTCGCTTTCTCCTTCACACTAGAGCccaaagcttcattacccttcggtttgGTGGTGACTTTTAAAATTGCAAAAGGTTGTTTGAGAGGATTTTGCTGAACATCTCTCCCTTGTTGCAAAGTTACAACCGGCTCCATAACACCTTCAATTCGGCTTAATATTTGAAAAGCAGGGAGTAACTTTGCAGTCAAGTGGTTTCAGACTGAGAGAGTTAGAATCGAATCATGGGCATTGACCAGATTGGAGAGAATAGCGAAGACATCAGAAATGCAACTCTTGATGACAACTCGCTCAGTCTTTAGGGAATCAATCTCCTTATTTGCCTGGTTCAGCTGAATGGACTCAACTTCAAGCAAAGTGGTTTTGCGTGCAAGTTCATCCATAATTTTGTTCTCCATGGCAAGATCAGCTTGAAGTTTGTCAAGGAGATTATTGATAGAGGACAGAAGAGTGGTTTGATTGGCTTGAAGACTCGAGCGCACcgaatcaaaattttctttttcggCTTGAAGACATTTGGAAAGCGACTCAATAGCATTGTTCACTTTGTTGGTGTTGGTTTCTACGGCGCCCTGAAGATATTCCAGAAAAATCTTGGCATCTGAAATAAGAGAAGCTACCTCTTTGGTTGCTTTTTGACAAGACCGAGCAGAAGCATCCACTGCCTCAGTTGCCTTTTGGATTGATTCATCATGTTGTTTAATTGAAGTTTCAATCAAGGCTTTGATAGCAGCATCAGAATAAGTTGATGTggaggaagaggaagaagaagaagcgaGTAGTTTGTCAAGTTTTTCATTCAGATCTTTTAGATGTCGCTTTGTAAGGGGAGCATCACCATCACCCTCACTTAGAATTCGATAAGGGTTGTAGCAATAAGATTCAAAGTCGGCATCTTCTCCACCAAGAACtggaaaatattatgtggaaGGAGATGGAGAAATGGGTTCGGAAGTAataggggtttcggttcctgcgGTAGgtgcccctgtatcagatacgttaACACTAACCGGAGGTTCGGGTGTGGAGGTGGTTGTTGTCAAAGTTGTTTGAGTGAATATTGGTGGAGGAAGAGGTGCAGTGGAGGTAGGTTGAGACGAAGCAGGTGGTGGAAGTGGTGCAATGGAAATAGGTGTAGTAGtatgagatggagaagaagaaggagttggaACTGAGTCATTTACTAGTACCTCGAGAGATGGAGAATGAGGAGGCGTATCTCCACTCGGTGATCCTTCAAGGTGAACTTCCTCACCTTCGGCCGATTTGTCTTGATCGTGATCAGAAGGAGAATAGTCTGAGTCACTAGGCGAAGCTGCCTTTGTTTTTCTTGCCATCTTCTTCATTTTCGCTTCTTTGGAACAAAAGGAGCTGCTTGTTCGGCCTTACGCTTTTTAGGTGTAGCAGCTTGGGAGGATTGTCCTTCTGTTTCCTTTTTGCATTGATCTGGGTTCTTCCCCCTTTTAGCTGGTTTTTCAACAACTTCCAGTTCGCTTTGCATCTCAGGAGTCAGTGGCCTAGGTCCTGTAGGTAGGCctggcaatggagcgggttttgaccctgatctgatccaaacccttaacaattatacgggtttggagcatagtttttgatcctTTTACCCATTAATGACCCATagccgctaacccttttattaaaaacgtcgggtatggatcatcaccgatccgctccatttataacccgccccatataaattttagacttatacatttatatttaatACTGCCTAAATTTTACTTCAAATTCCAATCGAAAGTCCAAAAAGAAAAGGCCAAAGACTAAACTATTGATACATAGGACTCGGGgactcaacttctagacttccagtcttcttccaagaatcatgatgtcatttcatttatatttcatcatgtaaacaccaatttcatttataaatcaataaatttatttattaacttgaagaaagtttgtaattgttattctctatcaatgcaatcGAGGGTCAAAAACCAATTGGaagtaactacaataatgattttaattccaattGAAAGTCTTCGTgtacataatgtgttttctaaatcaacaattgttttattttaaaaaatgtgattttatgatttaagtaaaatgtgtttgattattcaaaaaacctaTGGGTTACGAGGCGGGTTTGGATATCcgctgattcggtggataagggtatgggtttgattattcaaaaccatGCGGGTtatggagcgggtttggatcgggttttggaatttgttaaaagggtttggatcaaggttgattcgctccaaacccgccccatttCCAGGTCTACCTGTAGGTGGGAGGTTCCTGTAGTTATCCATGACCTTCCTTTCAAATGAGACACACCTGTACATCGATTCAAGAATTGAACAAATGAATAGGAATTTCGTTGGGTTGGAGACGATGATCTTGGTGGTGTGAAAGGTGTTGATCGAGGACCGCAAAGCATCAGCCATGATAGGAACATTAAACTTCTCAATGACCCTTTAAGTGATGAGGGTCCAAAATCTGCCACAGGAAATTTCAGAATGTCGAGAAGAGGAATTAAGGCTTTGTACCAGTTGTGACAATAGAATGGATCCACAGTCCAAGTTGATGTCGTGATAAAGACCATAGAGTAAGGTCATGAACTCTTTGCTTGCCCTGTCTGACCCCGCCACCCTTTCTGCAAATGCCTTGAAAAGAAGAGTGAATAATCCATTCCACTGTGATGGAAGACATGATTTCTCGAACTTGGTCACCGTCATAAGAACGTTAGTGTACCCCATATCATAGAACATGGTAAGTAGTTGAGTTGTAGAGATGGAATCGGGATTCACTACGGTATCATCAGCGGCTAGGCCTAGCAGGGAGAAAAATCTCACATTGGACACTGAAGTTTTATGATTGAAGTTCTCAAAGAAAATGCACTCCTTGCTTTTATCAAACAATGTCATTTTAAATACTTGAGAATGCAAAGACATTGGAACGGATTCCACCTGGGTTAAAGCAATTACTAGTGGTGAATATTTGAGGCATTCAACCACCTGAAAGATGTAAGGATCGTAAAGGAAAGGATTCATATCGATAATCATGTTTTGGTTGGGTTTGATTGTCAACAGAGAGGATGAGTCGGTTTGTTCATGAACTGATGAAGATTCAGCTATTGTTGTAGgtgtgaagaagatgaacagtagaaaTTCGTTGGTGTGTTCTTGCGAGATTTTGGAAGTGGTAAAGTGGTACAAGGGGAGTAAGAGAACTTTATATACCATTTCTAGGAGAGAGAAAGAATCCAGAGTAATGATGATACCATCTTCTAAATCGGCGCCTAAAAAGCGCAATGTGACAGCTGGGTTTCCCTAGGAAGACGTCATCAGGCGTGATAttaggaaccgtttcaaattcacacgcccgTTGCAAATCTTATCCAATAACTCAAATTGAAAGGTTATCTTATTACCGCCCTTTCAACTTCGAAAATGTTTCAAATTCCTTTTCAAACTGTTACAAACACTTTCACTTCATATAAGGTTGGCAATGTTCGTGCCTTAACATAGAGTATCACCATAGAATTTACAACCGAAGCAGCAAATCTGAAAAACTGCCATTAGTACCACAAACAAGAATTGTGAAAATCATAAGGATCTTCGTCCAAGAGTGTGCCGATAGAAAATAAATAAAGCAAAGTATTTGTGAGATTTAAGTGATGTCTATTTAGACACAAAATTGGGGATCTCGGGcacgaatcgcttccttcaaagttaagagagacttagaagtgtctgcgtggtttcccattgaaatacgatcaaatgtttattaagaaacattgaaaggcatcttttcaaAATTAAGCTATAAGGGGTGGCTTAGCTTCAATCGAACTTCagtacttgacataagaccgaaaacTGGATGGAGTACTTATGAGACCGATGTGGCCTAtaaaacaagtaggtttgaatgaTTGTCACTGACTTGGTGATAAGTGTAGAAATCtcgaaaataaaaacaaactagatcttttgggaagaaaagtCTTAGTATTTaaacaatttcataaagatctctcaaaaataaaaagagatttcttggTACCTTCCATGTAAAATGGATTCGTTAATACGTGGGTGAAAACTAGAACATGTTATTGTTCAACGTAAATTCATTGTAGGTATTGgcttttgggtttcacttagcacgtggtgaaacaaaactaagatcattaacacagatgttgGGTAACCATAAATCTCACTGGTAacttctgagagtctcaagggttacaattaTGAAACGAAATATTATGGAGAGTAGTGATGTGATGGCTAAAAGACCGAAAGTACCCCTGCTATATGAAAGTGACCAAGCAGGTAACTCTttactcaatatgagaagagtaaggtaactCATGACTTGAGTGAATTTGTCAGCCTGAATGGGAAGAATCGATTTGTGTATATtgaatcattaaggcttcacttaAAGTCTTTGAGGCTTCGGtcaacatgcagcaacatgcttctagggacacttagctagtacaaaGATAAAGAGAAATATACCTACCCCAACTACTGCATTGGAAGATACCCATGAGTCcatatttataatatttttggaattttaagaAACTTTCTGTACAGAAATAAAAACACAAAGgaaaatattttttgattttatgaaaagaaaaaagaacataaaaattaataaacaaaGACATACAAAATATACAATCGAAACTATACCTTAGAAATAATAAAGTCacatagaccgagcgttcggttcatttcggttcccaaaaatTCCGGAACCGAAATAGACCAAGCGTTCGCTCTATTTGGCTTGACCAATTTAATGAAGTGAAAGAGGTTTCGGTACTGACCTAGCTTCcgtcattcctaagccttggaaaatTTTATTAAATCTTCCTTCACGTAAGGcttttgtgaaaatatcagctAGTTCATCAGCAGATCGAACAAAGTGGACTTCAACATTACCCTCTTCAATGTCATCTTTGATGAATTGATATCTCAGTGCGATATTCttcattttggagtgttgcaATGGGTTGTGACATATCCGAATagcactttctaagtcacaatagagaggaatattcttcatgttcaggccataatctcttaattggctttggatccaaatgacCTGGGAAGTGCAAGATACTACAGCAATGTATTCACCTTCGGCTGTGGagagtgaaacacatgtttgtttcttggactgccagctaacGAGTTTTCCATCGAGGAATTGACATTCACCTATTGTGCTCTTTCGGtccaaaccacatcctccaagatcagcatcagagaATGCTTGTACGAAAAATCCTGATTTAttaggataccatagaccgagcgatgaggttcgcttcaaatataGGAAGTTGTTCTTAATAGCCATACGAGGTTCACATGGATTAGCTTGGAACCTGGCACAATAAGAAATAGAAAACATGGTATATGTTCTACTAGTTGTTAAATACATTAGAGACCCTATCATTTGCCGATAGATGTtcatatcaacagccggtttctcCAAAGATGGTGTTAACTTCGttccaaatgccataggaacctttactttggaatctcccatcatgccaaatttagctaacagagtcttcgtgtaagcctcctgattgataaatatgccttcgggtccctgtctaatattcaagccaaggaaaaagttacttggacccattaagctcatctcaaatttggTCTCcgtcaacttcctgaattcagctattAGGTTGGGACTCGTGgaaccaaagatgatgtcatcgacgtaaatttggacgatcatcaAGTGGTCGCCTTCTTTCTgtcaaaagaaggttgggtcaaataaaccttgtttaaacttggACATTTTTAGAAATCTTATAagggtttcataccaggctctagcAGTTTGCTTCAAACCA includes these proteins:
- the LOC111878082 gene encoding uncharacterized protein At4g04980-like; translation: MKKMARKTKAASPSDSDYSPSDHDQDKSAEGEEVHLEGSPSGDTPPHSPSLEVLVNDSVPTPSSSPSHTTTPISIAPLPPPASSQPTSTAPLPPPIFTQTTLTTTTSTPEPPRHLKDLNEKLDKLLASSSSSSSTSTYSDAAIKALIETSIKQHDESIQKATEAVDASARSCQKATKEVASLISDAKIFLEYLQGAVETNTNKVNNAIESLSKCLQAEKENFDSVRSSLQANQTTLLSSINNLLDKLQADLAMENKIMDELARKTTLLEVESIQLNQANKEIDSLKTERVVIKSCISDVFAILSNLVNAHDSILTLSV